In the Natrinema sp. CBA1119 genome, GCGCTGGTCAACTCGGCTGAAGCAAATGACGAAGACGTCCACGTCGGTCCCATCGCCTCCGACGACGCCTACTACGCCGAGACCGACGACGCCGTCGACGACTGGGAGGCCGCCGGCCTGCTCTCCGTCGAGATGGAAGCCGCTGCCGTCTTCTCGCTGGCCCGCCGCAAGGGACTCGCCGCCGGTGCGATCTGTACCGTCGACGGGAACCTCGTCGAGGGCACGCAGAAAGGAACCGACACCGAGGACGACGAACTGCCGGACAAGGCCAAGAACAACGTCGGGCGCGCGATCGATATCGCGCTCGAGGCCGCGACGAACCTTTGAGTTCCGCTCCCTCTCCAGCCTTACTGCGCAGTGAGTTGCTCCGCGAGTGCCATCGTCCGATCGGTGAGCGTCTCGGTCGTCTCGGATGCCCCCTGCAGCGTCTCGTTGATCGTGGCGAAGAGCCGGTCGAACGCGAGCGTCCCGTCCTCGTCCCGCCAGTCGTCCGTCTCGCGGACGGTGAGTCCGCAGGTCGCACACGTCACGTCCGCGCTCGCTCGAACCCCATCCGCTCGAACCCCGTCGAAACAGCCCTGACACCGCTCGAGGCCCGCCGCGACCGTCTCCCCCAGTGCGACGACCTCGCGGAGCTTCGACTGCAGGTCCCTCGCCGTCTCGGCGAAGGCCTCGAGGGATGACCGAACCTCGGGGCCGACGGTCGGTTCGAGGGCGGCGAGGCGATCGAGGCGGGCATCGACGATCGCGAGCGCGAGCAGCACGTCGCGTCGCGTGCGGCAGTACTCCGAGACGGCGTCGTCGATGCCGGTGTCGGTCTCCTCATCCAGCGCGGACTCGAGGGTCGCGGGTAGCGACGTCGCCAGCGACGCGAAGGCGGCGACGTCCGAGATGGTCGCGCCCTGGAGGCCGGTTGTCTCACGGACGAGTTCGAACAGTTCGGCGCTCTCGACGCCGTCCGTCGAGGGGGCGGACTCGAGCGTCCCGAAGCAGTCCTCACAGACGGTAACGAGCGCGCTCTCGTGGACCTCGCCCTCGAGCGGCACGTCGCCGATGGGGTAAGGCCGGAGCGTCGTCGATTCGTCGTCGCCGCCGACCGCGTCGCAGTGGCGACACGTGTACGCGTCGCGCTCGAACACGGCATCCCGGTCGGCGTGCCAGTCGCGTGCAGTCACGGGCGAGCGAAGACAGCGCGGTGACAAAAGCGCTCCGACGGGAGACGCGACCGGCGGCCGGCTCGATGCGGTGGTAGCGCGAAACACTAACTCGCAGGCCCTCGTAACATCGGTATGGCCGACGAACCGGACGACGCGGACCGACCGGACGAATCGGAAACGGGCGAGGCAGCGACATTCGAACTCGAGCGGGCGTACGACCGCGCGGACCTCGCCGCCGTCTTCCGCGAGTTCGCGACCGCCTTCGAGTCGGGGCGATCGCTCCGGCTGGACGGCGACGAGCGGAGCGTCGATATCGCGGTTCCACAGCGCGTCGTTGCCGCGTTCGAGACCGAACGCGAGTCCAACGTGGAGCCGCCGGTCGCCGAACTGGAACTCGAGATCGAGTGGGACGACCCCGACGACTCGAGCCTTCGGATTACCGACCGCGACGCCCGCGATACCGCCGCGGATCGCGATCGATCGGCGGCTGCGGACGCCGATCCGGGGACGGCGGTGATGCCCCTCGAGGGAGTCGCCGCCCGGGGCGGGGCCGGGTCGGCAGATGGCGATGCCGAGGGAACAACGGCGACGGCGGAGGCGGACGTGACGGCAGAGACGGACGTACCGACCGAGGAAGCGGGAGATGACGAGGGGACGAGGGACGACGAGCAGACGGGCGGTTCCGAGCGGACCAGCCGCTTCGAGGTCTACGAGGACAGGGCGGGCCAGTGGCGCTGGCGGCTCGTCCACTGGAACGGCAACATCGTCGCCGATAGCGGCGAAGGCTACTCCTCCCGGTCCAACGCCGAACGGGCGGCCCGAAGCGTCATGCGCAGCGCTCCGTCCGCCACGATCCAGCGCCGCGACTGAGACGGTCCGTTGGACCGAGTTGCCGGAGCAATCGCAGGACGGTTCGCTTCGCGGTTGCGCCGGAACTGACTGACAGCAGTCCGTTTGAGACGCGCGACTACCGCTGGATATCGTCGCTATCGCCGTCCATGTCGACGTCGAGGTCCGCCGACCAGTCGATGCGCTCGTACTCGAGCGACGGGGTCGCATCGGGCGGGACGGCGTTGTATTCTCGGAGGAACGAGACGATACCGCTCGTGCCCCCGAAATCACCGCGATACCGCCGGAAGAGCCGCGGGACCGTCGCAGTACCGCCCTCGGAATCGTAGGTGACGTTCTCCTCGAGGAACCACTCGATGGCGATATCGAGTTCCTCGTCGACGTCTCGTGGCGAGTAGATTGCGATCGGGGGACAGTGATCGTCGCCGTGGCTCAGCGCGAAGTGGATCCGCGGATCGCACTCCGCAAGGCGGAACTGGCGCTCGAATGCCGTGGGAAACGGCCGCGGGACGTAGCCGAGGCCCCACGGCAGCTTCGAACTCCGGAGCAGCCCGTGTTCGATGTCGTTGAGACTCAGCCAGACCCCGCTGACGGGGACCTGATCGCGCGCGAAGAACTTCCACTGATCGAGCAGCCCGCCCTCGAACAGGTCGTCGTCCGCCTCTTCCTCCAGCAGGAGTTGGGCGTACGCGTTGTAACAGTTGAGCCAGAAGGCCAGTTTGCCCTCACGATTGGACAGCGCTCGGTCCAGTTGTGACCGCTCGAGTGTCGCGAGGCGCTCCCGAAACGGATCGGCGTCGCCCTCCGTTTTGACCGCATAGAGGAGATCGGCCGAGAGCGAGAGGGGATCGAGCTGAGTCGGCATTCGTGCGGGGGTTCACCAACCAGGCCCTTGAAGCCGTGTGACGGCTCTATGCGACAGTCCTGACTGAAGACACGTTCAAGCCGTGGTTTTATTTCGATAACGGCCGAAATAATGACCGTGAATCTCAGCAAGGGATTTCTCCTGGTCATCGTCGGGCTCTTCGCGTACCTCTCGCTGTTGCTCGCGCTCCCGTTCCTCCAGTACATCCTCGGGGCCATTCTCGTCGCCTACATCCTCTATCCGGTTCAGGGACACCTCGAGCGGCGGGTCTCGCCGCCGGTCGCCGCCTTCGCGCTCGTCCTGCTGGCGGTCGCAGTCGTCATCGTCCCGCTCGTCATCATCGTCGTGGTCGTCGCCAGCGACGCCCGGCGGCTCATCGAAGCCACCGACGCCGACTCGTTCCAGACGGCCGAACTCGAGCGACTCATCGAGGAGCAAACGGGTGTGAGCGTCGATATCACGTCCACGCTGGCCGACTCCGCGCAGGGAATCGGCGGGATGGCCCTCGAGCAGTCGACCGCGTGGTTCAGTGCGCTGACGCACACCCTCGTCGGGCTCGGACTCGCGATTTTCCTGCTTTACTACCTGCTCAAGGACGGGGGCAACCTACTCGCCTGGATCCGAGAGTTGACGCCGCTCCCGGACGAGGCCCAAGACGACTTCTACCGGGAGCTGGACGCGGTGATGTGGGCCGTCCTCGCGGGCCACGTCCTGATCGCGATCATTCAGGGGTCCATCGCCGGGCTGGGGCTGTTCGCGACCGGCGTGCCAAACGCCGTGTTCTGGACGGTCGTCATGATCATCCTCTCGTTGATCCCGCTGGTCGGGTCGTTCCTGGTGTGGGGGCCGGCCGTGCTCTTCCTCTTCCTGACGGGCGAGCCGTTGCTCGCCGTGGCGCTTTTCGCCTACAGCACGGTCGTCGTCGGCCTCTCAGACGACTACCTCCGTCCGCTCCTCGTCGACCGCTACGCCGATCTCAATCCCGCCGTCATCATCCTCGGCGTCCTCGGTGGCGTCTACGCCTTCGGCATCATGGGCCTGTTCTACGGTCCCGTCGTCCTCGGCGCGCTGATGGCGACACTGGACGTGATGAGGGACCACTACAACTCACTCGAGGGCGCCCACGGAATGCAGTGACTGTCGAAACGACAGCTCACAACCGTTGAAACGGCATCCAACTGCAGTGACGGACGGAACGGCGGCTACTGCGTCTCGTCGATTCCCGCGAGTAACTCGTCGACGAGCCGCGTGAAGCGATCGACGAGTCGGTCCGGTACTGTCGGCGTCACCGTCGTCAACAGCCGGCCGGTCGCGTCGGGATCTGCGAGCGTGAGGACGACGCGATTTCGCTCGTCATATCGCTTGTCGACGATTTCGTGCTCGACCAGCCGGTCGAGATGGTACTCGAGCGTGCTGCGGGCGACGCCGAGTGCATCGGCGACGTCGGTAGGCGCGGCGGGTTCGCGTTCGATCAGGTGGATGATGATCTCGCGGGCGGTTTCGCGGCGGAACAGCGCCAGCGCGGTCCGCTCCCACGCGTCGTACGTCGGCGGGTAGTAGTGCGTCCGGCCGTACCACTCCTCGCGAACGAGTCGGTCGTCCTCGAGCAGTCGACGGACGTGGTACTGGACCTGCCCCGGCGCGAACGCCAACTCCCTGACGAGTTCGTTGAAGTGAACGCCGGCGTTGGCGCGGACGTGGGCGTGAATCTCCTGCCGTGTCTCTGTCATCTGTGGCTGTGACTCCCCTTCTGGCGGGTCGTGTCGTCGCCTAGCGCGACGGGCTATATAATAAGTCTCGCGCGTTCCCACTCCGCGAGAACTGATCGCCCGCGGCCTCGAGAGTGCAACGGTAGTCGAGAACGGGTCCGGCGAGGGTCGAGAACGGGTCCGACGGCTCGAGCGAGTAGCGGCTACTGGATCGGGAGGTACCGAAGCGAATAGGTGGGTGTCCGCCCGAGTACGGGTATCGACCGCATGGTGCTCGCAATGTCGTTCGCCGACGAGTGGCTCGATCCACAGCTCGCGCCCGTCCTGGTCGCCGTCATCGTCCTCGCGGTGATCGGTACGACGGCGCTGTTCGTCGTCGGACTCGTCGCCTATTCTCGGCGCCGGACGACCCGATACTCCCTGATCACCGTCGTGCTCGGCGTGCTGGTCGTTCGGTCGGTGACCGGACTGGGAACCGTCCTCGGACTCGTCCCCATGACGGTCCACCACCTCGTCGAACACGGCTTCGATTTCCTGATAGCCGTGCTGGTCCTCTACGCGGTCTATCGAAGCGGCCCGACGAACGGGACCAGTTCTCGAGCGCCCGACGAGTGACGCCGGTTCGCCGTCGCTGCGAGCGGCCGGGATCCGTCGGGCTTTTGGCGTCCCGCACCCGACGGTGTGACGAGACGAATGGCCCGGTATCACATCGAAACGTACGGGTGTACGTCAAACCGCGGGGAGAGTCGCGAGATCGAGCGACGGCTCCGCGACGCAGGCCATTACCAGGTCGACGGTCCGGGCGAAGCCGATGTCGCCATCCTCAACACCTGCACCGTCGTCGAAAAGACCGAGCGCAATATGCTCCGGCGGGCCGAAGAACTGGCCGACGAGACGGCCGACCTCTTCATCACGGGCTGTATGGCCCTCGCACAGGGCGAAGAGTTCGCACAGGCCGGCGTCGACGGCCAAGTCCTCCACTGGGACGAGGTACCCGAAGCCGTCACCAACGGCGAGTGTCCGACGACAACCCCCGATGCGGAACCCATCCTCGACGGCGTCGTCGGTATCCTCCCCATCGCGCGCGGGTGCATGTCCGACTGCTCGTACTGCATCACGAAGCAGGCGACGGGCAAGATCGACTCCCCCTCGGTCGAGGAAAACGTCGAGAAAGCCCGCGCGCTGATCCACGCCGGCGCAAAGGAGATCAGAATTACGGGCCAGGACACCGGCGTCTACGGCTGGGACGAGGGCGAGCGAAAGCTCCACCGGCTGCTCGAGAAGATCTGCGAGATCGAGGGCGACTTCCGCGTCCGCGTGGGGATGGCCAATCCGAAGGGCGTTCATGGCATCCGCAAGGAGTTGGCCGACGTCTTCGCCGCGAACGAGGAGCTGTACGATTTCCTCCACGCGCCCGTTCAGTCCGGGAGCGACGACGTGCTGGGAGACATGCGACGCCAGCATCAGGTCGAAGAGTATCTGGAGGTCGTCGAGACTTTCGACGAAACCCTCGACTACTGGACGCTGTCGACGGACTTCATCGTCGGCTTCCCGACCGAGACCGACCACGACCACGCGCAGTCGATGGCCCTCCTGCGTGAGACGCGACCGGAGAAGATCAACGTCACCCGCTTCTCGAAGCGGCCGGGAACCGACGCCGCCGAGCTGAAGGGACTCGGCGGGACGCTCAAGAAGGAGCGCTCGAAGGAGATGAGTGCGGTCAAGCGCGACATCGTCGCCGATGCCTACGCCGACATGGTCGGCGAGACGCGCGAAGACGTTCTCGTCGTCGAGCAGGGCACCGCCGACTCCGTGAAGTGTCGCGACTCGGCCTACCGGCAGCTCATCGTGCAGCACGCGAGCGACTACGGGCTCGAACCCGGCGATTTCGTCGACCTCGAGGTAACGGCACACGAGACGATGTACGCCTTTGGGACGCCGATCTAGGCGTCGGACCGTCCGCTTCCGGCCGGGCGGGTTCGACTCGCTCTCGAGTATCTTCAAACGCACGGCTGAAACCAGTTTTCGGGAATCAACGGCGACTCTACTCCCGTTCGGGTTGAATTGTGGGGTATGAGCAACACAGTCGAGGAGCCAACGCTGTGTCCGCGCGCCGAACGGGACGGAGAACTCGGATGTAATCCGACCCGGATCATCGAGTTACTCTCCGAAGATGACGCTCGAGCGGTGTACCTGGCCGTCGAGGAGCCGACGACGGTGTCCGAGATCGCCGACGCGCTCGAACTCCCCCAATCGACGGCCTACCGGAAGGTCGAAAACCTCCACAAGGCGGGGCTGATCCGGCAGCTCAACGAGCGATCGAAGGGCGGGCTACCCGCCCATTACGTCCAGGCGATCGACCACGTGTCGGTAACGTACGACGATCCGCTGCGGATCGAGTGCGCCCAACACGGGAAGACCCTCTACTGTGAGCCCTGACCGCTGCGATGTGTGGCAGTCGGACACTCAGAGGTTCGTGACCGCGGTCTCGATCTCTTCGCGGGGGAGCGGCGAGATCCAGTCGTCCGCAACAAAGGCGTACTGTACCTCGCGCTCCGGATCGAGGACGAACGCAGAGCGCCACGGGGTCGAGACGTTCGCCATGTGATCGCGGTCGGCGAGCAAATCGAGCGAGTCGCCGATTTCACCGTTTACGTCGGCGAAAAAGCGAAAGTCCGGCTCGTCCAGCCAGCGGAGAAACTCGTTTTGGGCGTAGGGGCCGTCGCGGCTCACGCCGAGGACCGACACGTCGTCGAATTCGCCCCAGCCGGCGCGAACGAACTGTTTCCACCAGTTCTGTGCGATGGCGCTGAACGCGAAGCCGGTCGAGACCAAGACGCCGCCACGATCGCCGAGCGCGTCGGCAAGCGTCGTCGAGCGGAACGTTTCGCCGTCGCAGAGAAGCGCCTCGAAGTCCGGAACGGTCTCGCCCTCGGTCGGTGGCATACCCGAGTACTCTCGCGTGGGGAGAAAAAACTCCGCTCCGAGAACGACCCGAGCGGGGGAGAGTCACCGCTGTTCGGCGTACCCTTATCAGTGATCGCGTACAATTGGTACCCATGCTCACGCTCTACCAGTTGGAAGGCTGCCCGTACTGCGAACTGGTCGCCGACCGCCTCGAGGAACTCGAGATCGACTACGACAGCGTCTGGGTCGAGGGACTGCACTCGAAGCGCGATGAGGTCAAGCGCATCTCGGGCCAGCGCCAGGTCCCCGTCGTCGTCGACGAGGAGTATGGCGTGACGATGGCCGAATCGGAGCGGATTCTCGACTACCTCGAGACGACTCACGCCTGAGACGGACTCCTGTCAGTCGGTTCCGAGTCCAAGCCCGCTCCGTCCTTCGGACACGCGTCCGGCGTTCGATGGGAACTCGCACAAGGATTGGGACGGCGGTCGCACCGGCGGCCGGGATCGGGCGACGCGACGGTACTAACGGCGACAACGACTACTCGAAGACGACGGCGCTGTCCTCGCCGGCAACGGTCGCCCCGTCCTGGGCGGCGAACGCGTCGTGGACGTGCTCGTAGGTAGCCTCGAGCGCTTCGACGATCACCGTGGTATCGCTCAGGACCGGCATGAAGTTGGTGTCGCCCTGCCACCGCGGAACGACGTGGGTGTGCAGGTGGTCGTCGATCGAGCCGCCAGCTCCGTCGCCGAGGTTCAAGCCGGCGTTGAACCCGTCCGGCTCGAGTGCGGCCTCGAGTGCGTCGAACGTTCGCTGTTTCAGGCGAGCGTGATCGAGCAGGACATCGTCGTCGAGAGCGGTGTAGTCGCCGGTGTGGACGTGTGGGATGACCATCAGGTGTCCCGGATTGTACGGATAGTTGTTCAGCATGACGAACGCGTGCTCGCTTCGCGCGACGAGCAGGTTCTCCCGATCGGATTCCCACTCGGGCAGTTCACAGAACACGCAGTCCTCGATATCGGGGTTTTTGTCTTCGCGTCTGATCCACTCGATCCGCCACGGTGCGAACACCTGTTCCATATTCGATGCCACTCGAGGCGCGCCTAAAGCGTTTCAGTCCGCGCTCTCGCGTCGATCGCATCGGGAGAGACCCCCGTTGCTGTATATTACAATAGGGCATAATACCGCTATAACCAGGTGAGAAACGATTCTAAACGATATCGGGACGTCTGAGTCGTTCATTCCAAGAGGTTAATCCCGTCTTGCGATTTTTACGACTCAGACTTCAAAATGAAGGATGGGTTTAAGACGGGGCTACGACAAGTAATCTGATAATGGCAACGACTAACGACTCCTTCAACGGGATGACCGAGCACTGCGACGCCTGTGAGCTAGAAACCCTCCACGAAGTGTCCGTCCAAATCAGGACCGAGAGCCTCAAGAAAGAGAACGCCCAGTTCTCCCGCGAACCCTACCGCGTCCGCGAATGCCAGCGGTGCGGGAATCGCTCGAGTCAACGGATGAACAACGCCTGAGACGGCGTACTGTCACCGACGACACCCGTCGTATCTCGAGCAGACGATCCGATCTCGTTACCCGGTCTCCTGCGTTCTCTATTCATCCGACGCGGCGTTTTCGGTCGGTTTCCAGATTACCGATCTGAATTTCCGATGCCGTGGTAAAGCGGAATTACTCTGCCGTCGTGACTTCGCAGCCGTCTTCGGTGACGATGATCGTGTGCTCCTTCTGGCTGACGAGGTACCCGTCGTCTTCCTTGAGAACGGGATAGCCGTGGACGATGTCGTTGCGTTTGAGTCGGCGCAGCGCCATCTCCGCGCGATCCGTCTCGAGCCACCGCGTCGCGAACGGCAGCGTTCGGAACTCCTCCGTAATCTGTTCGAGCGCATCGCGCGCCTGCCGGTTTCGGACGGTCCCCTCGCGCTCGAGCGAGAAGATTTCCTCGCTTCCGCCTTCGCTGACCTTGCCGCCGCCGTCGGTCGCGAACGGCTCGATCGCGACGACATCGCCGACCTCGAGCGTCGTTCCCTGCGAGACGGCGCGGTTCGGAATGTTCGGGCTGGTGTGTTGTTCCCAGTGGCCGAGTCCGTGACCGGTCAGGTTGACGACGGGGTTGTAGCCGTAGCCGTCGATCACGTTTTCGATCTCCGCCCCGATCTCGCCGGTATCGACGCCGGGCTCGACGATGTCGAGGGCGGCCTCGAGGGCCTGCTCGGAGGCCTCGGCCAGTTCGGGGTTGCCCGAGAGGTCGACGGTGATCGCGGTGTCGGCCAACCAGCCGTCGATATGAACGCCGATATCGAGGTTGATCATCTCCTCGCCGAAGGTCGTCTCGTCGCCGATCGACGGCGTCGCGTGGGCCGCCTCCTCGTCGACGGAGATGTTGACGGGGAACGCGGGTTTCCCGCCGAGTTCACGAATTCGATCTTCGGCCCACTCGGCGACCGCGAGGTGGCTCGCGCCGACCTCGACGCGGTCGGCAGCCTCCTCGCGCACCTGTGCGAGTATCTCGCCAGCTTCGCGATGTTTCTCGTACTGCTCGGACTCGAGGTCCACCTCGGATTCGGCCATGCACCGGGGTTGTACCGGTCGACAAAAAGAGGTTCCGTCTCTCCGTCGCCCGACGGCGTTCACTGACTCGTCCGCTCGCGGAAGCGGTGGTGCCCGCGGTCGATATCGACCCACTGGCAATCGGAACAGGTGACGACGCCCTGGACGTTCGACAGTGTCGCGGTACAGCTTGGACACCGGCGCGCAGCGTACTGTGGCGGTCGGAGCATACGTCGACCCACGAGTACGTCAATAATAAATCCACCTCACGACGATCGTCGAAATACGGCGCGAGCTGCATCGGCCGGACTCGGACTGTGGGCGAACGTCTCCCTGTCTCA is a window encoding:
- a CDS encoding HIT domain-containing protein, whose translation is MEQVFAPWRIEWIRREDKNPDIEDCVFCELPEWESDRENLLVARSEHAFVMLNNYPYNPGHLMVIPHVHTGDYTALDDDVLLDHARLKQRTFDALEAALEPDGFNAGLNLGDGAGGSIDDHLHTHVVPRWQGDTNFMPVLSDTTVIVEALEATYEHVHDAFAAQDGATVAGEDSAVVFE
- a CDS encoding AI-2E family transporter, which translates into the protein MTVNLSKGFLLVIVGLFAYLSLLLALPFLQYILGAILVAYILYPVQGHLERRVSPPVAAFALVLLAVAVVIVPLVIIVVVVASDARRLIEATDADSFQTAELERLIEEQTGVSVDITSTLADSAQGIGGMALEQSTAWFSALTHTLVGLGLAIFLLYYLLKDGGNLLAWIRELTPLPDEAQDDFYRELDAVMWAVLAGHVLIAIIQGSIAGLGLFATGVPNAVFWTVVMIILSLIPLVGSFLVWGPAVLFLFLTGEPLLAVALFAYSTVVVGLSDDYLRPLLVDRYADLNPAVIILGVLGGVYAFGIMGLFYGPVVLGALMATLDVMRDHYNSLEGAHGMQ
- a CDS encoding helix-turn-helix domain-containing protein: MTETRQEIHAHVRANAGVHFNELVRELAFAPGQVQYHVRRLLEDDRLVREEWYGRTHYYPPTYDAWERTALALFRRETAREIIIHLIEREPAAPTDVADALGVARSTLEYHLDRLVEHEIVDKRYDERNRVVLTLADPDATGRLLTTVTPTVPDRLVDRFTRLVDELLAGIDETQ
- a CDS encoding helix-turn-helix domain-containing protein — its product is MSNTVEEPTLCPRAERDGELGCNPTRIIELLSEDDARAVYLAVEEPTTVSEIADALELPQSTAYRKVENLHKAGLIRQLNERSKGGLPAHYVQAIDHVSVTYDDPLRIECAQHGKTLYCEP
- a CDS encoding HNH endonuclease; the protein is MTARDWHADRDAVFERDAYTCRHCDAVGGDDESTTLRPYPIGDVPLEGEVHESALVTVCEDCFGTLESAPSTDGVESAELFELVRETTGLQGATISDVAAFASLATSLPATLESALDEETDTGIDDAVSEYCRTRRDVLLALAIVDARLDRLAALEPTVGPEVRSSLEAFAETARDLQSKLREVVALGETVAAGLERCQGCFDGVRADGVRASADVTCATCGLTVRETDDWRDEDGTLAFDRLFATINETLQGASETTETLTDRTMALAEQLTAQ
- a CDS encoding glutathione S-transferase N-terminal domain-containing protein, whose product is MLTLYQLEGCPYCELVADRLEELEIDYDSVWVEGLHSKRDEVKRISGQRQVPVVVDEEYGVTMAESERILDYLETTHA
- a CDS encoding amphi-Trp domain-containing protein; amino-acid sequence: MADEPDDADRPDESETGEAATFELERAYDRADLAAVFREFATAFESGRSLRLDGDERSVDIAVPQRVVAAFETERESNVEPPVAELELEIEWDDPDDSSLRITDRDARDTAADRDRSAAADADPGTAVMPLEGVAARGGAGSADGDAEGTTATAEADVTAETDVPTEEAGDDEGTRDDEQTGGSERTSRFEVYEDRAGQWRWRLVHWNGNIVADSGEGYSSRSNAERAARSVMRSAPSATIQRRD
- a CDS encoding redoxin domain-containing protein, translated to MPPTEGETVPDFEALLCDGETFRSTTLADALGDRGGVLVSTGFAFSAIAQNWWKQFVRAGWGEFDDVSVLGVSRDGPYAQNEFLRWLDEPDFRFFADVNGEIGDSLDLLADRDHMANVSTPWRSAFVLDPEREVQYAFVADDWISPLPREEIETAVTNL
- a CDS encoding DUF547 domain-containing protein; the encoded protein is MPTQLDPLSLSADLLYAVKTEGDADPFRERLATLERSQLDRALSNREGKLAFWLNCYNAYAQLLLEEEADDDLFEGGLLDQWKFFARDQVPVSGVWLSLNDIEHGLLRSSKLPWGLGYVPRPFPTAFERQFRLAECDPRIHFALSHGDDHCPPIAIYSPRDVDEELDIAIEWFLEENVTYDSEGGTATVPRLFRRYRGDFGGTSGIVSFLREYNAVPPDATPSLEYERIDWSADLDVDMDGDSDDIQR
- the map gene encoding type II methionyl aminopeptidase is translated as MAESEVDLESEQYEKHREAGEILAQVREEAADRVEVGASHLAVAEWAEDRIRELGGKPAFPVNISVDEEAAHATPSIGDETTFGEEMINLDIGVHIDGWLADTAITVDLSGNPELAEASEQALEAALDIVEPGVDTGEIGAEIENVIDGYGYNPVVNLTGHGLGHWEQHTSPNIPNRAVSQGTTLEVGDVVAIEPFATDGGGKVSEGGSEEIFSLEREGTVRNRQARDALEQITEEFRTLPFATRWLETDRAEMALRRLKRNDIVHGYPVLKEDDGYLVSQKEHTIIVTEDGCEVTTAE
- a CDS encoding tRNA (N(6)-L-threonylcarbamoyladenosine(37)-C(2))-methylthiotransferase codes for the protein MARYHIETYGCTSNRGESREIERRLRDAGHYQVDGPGEADVAILNTCTVVEKTERNMLRRAEELADETADLFITGCMALAQGEEFAQAGVDGQVLHWDEVPEAVTNGECPTTTPDAEPILDGVVGILPIARGCMSDCSYCITKQATGKIDSPSVEENVEKARALIHAGAKEIRITGQDTGVYGWDEGERKLHRLLEKICEIEGDFRVRVGMANPKGVHGIRKELADVFAANEELYDFLHAPVQSGSDDVLGDMRRQHQVEEYLEVVETFDETLDYWTLSTDFIVGFPTETDHDHAQSMALLRETRPEKINVTRFSKRPGTDAAELKGLGGTLKKERSKEMSAVKRDIVADAYADMVGETREDVLVVEQGTADSVKCRDSAYRQLIVQHASDYGLEPGDFVDLEVTAHETMYAFGTPI